One Amblyomma americanum isolate KBUSLIRL-KWMA chromosome 8, ASM5285725v1, whole genome shotgun sequence DNA window includes the following coding sequences:
- the LOC144100741 gene encoding uncharacterized protein LOC144100741: MADGSEWVPNERTRICSKHFVNGEKSTIASHPGYYPTIFPDAYRVSHVDATKQLARYERLHRRRRARASSASVMPKQASATVSEKDTASSTEEDTSETDPLNQEPSNLEVLCMAVDAAQKDESCQTDDIARCSGTFSVFLCSARGNEACTQVNHKIVRDAEVQCKPAVVSRQSGRDSRTACFTGYDSVQACAAAMKDLCGVSPDIYALLLSIMPRSAERTCDVPITDRLVLFLMKLKLGITYSSLAVLFCVSRNTVSRHFKSVLKTLSIATQKWIYRPPDHVIRQTMPNCFKVHYQDCSMIIDCTEVRTEQLYTVQQQRVLYSHYKGGYTLKFLVGITPCGAVCFCSKAYGGRCSDSFITVDSGFLDLVQPGDVVMADKGFPGIKAGLEEVRAVLVMPPFLHGQDQFSGSEVHETYQIAQVRIHVERIIQRIKMFNILNTRIPTELIAVMSDVFHVCCVLANLQPPIISSEQ, from the exons ATGGCCGACGGTTCCGAGTGGGTGCCGAATGAGAGGACAAGAATATGCTCTAAGCATTTCGTCAACGGAGAGAAGAGTACGATCGCATCGCATCCAGGGTACTACCCAACCATATTCCCGGATGCATACAGGGTCAGCCACGTCGATGCGACTAAGCAGCTTGCACGATATGAAAG GttgcataggaggaggagggctAGGGCATCGTCTGCCTCAGTAATGCCAAAGCAGGCATCTGCCACTGTTAGCGAAAAAGACACGGCATCAAGCACTGAAGAAGACACCTCTGAAACGGATCCCCTGAATCAAGAGCCATCCAACCTGGAGGTACTTTGCATGGCTGTTGacgcagcacaaaaagacgag TCTTGCCAAACCGACGACATTGCAAGATGTTCCGGCACATTTTCGGTGTTCCTGTGTTCGGCACGAGGCAATGAGGCGTGCACTCAAGTCAACCACAAAATTGTTCGCGACGCGGAAGTACAGTGCAAGCCTGCAGTGGTTTCCCGCCAGTCTGGTAGAGACAGCAGGACAGCTTGCTTCACAGGATACGACAGTGTCCAAGCATGTGCAGCTGCCATGAAGGATCTGTGCGGTGTGTCCCCCGACATATATGCCCTCCTGCTTAGCATAATGCCCCGTTCTGCTGAGCGAACTTGTGATGTGCCAATAACCGATAGGCTTGTGCTGTTTTTGATGAAGCTTAAACTTGGGATCACTTACTCATCTCTTGCAGTGCTTTTCTGCGTGTCCAGGAACACAGTCTCTCGTCATTTTAAGAGTGTTCTTAAAACACTTAGCATTGCCACGCAGAAGTGGATATATCGCCCTCCTGATCATGTCATTAGACAGACAATGCCAAATTGCTTTAAAGTTCACTACCAGGACTGCTCGATGATAATTGATTGTACAGAAGTCCGTACAGAACAACTGTACACTGTACAGCAACAGCGTGTGCTGTATTCACATTACAAAGGAGGATATACTCTGAAATTCCTCGTTGGAATCACGCCATGTGGTGCAGTCTGCTTCTGCTCAAAGGCATACGGAGGCAGGTGTTCAGATTCCTTTATTACAGTGGATTCTGGGTTTCTAGACCTAGTGCAACCAGGCGATGTTGTGATGGCCGATAAGGGGTTTCCGGGTATAAAGGCAGGCCTTGAAGAGGTACGGGCTGTATTAGTGATGCCCCCATTTTTGCATGGTCAGGACCAATTTTCTGGAAGTGAGGTGCATGAGACGTACCAAATTGCACAGGTGCGAATTCATGTGGAAAGAATTATCCAGCGCATAAAGATGTTCAACATCCTCAACACACGCATACCCACAGAGCTGATTGCAGTGATGAGCGACGTATTTCATGTCTGCTGCGTCTTGGCAAATCTCCAGCCGCCTATTATAAGCTCCGAACAGTGA
- the LOC144100742 gene encoding uncharacterized protein LOC144100742 — translation MHDDISCTSERQRWGRPSKKARVDDKASIEELFGANKHPHVGGGEPPKPLDPSFLIKHFPDIQCPMSRILKAQNENDESACKTVLQDIIDKVLLEEEIEKLRSLLQEPKKALHSLMVTAKFPKILIKKKEYEEEMPAEVAAYYAKNIKCLSALHLCALTKGQANNHRWHRERRLRITCSQAHMILRTRKPPQDLLKTILHRRGFCSEATSYGMKMEPVARKNFEEKVCADVLETGLVVHTAQPWLCGSPDGLFETAKGVCLLEIKCPFSRRNRDIIDVDQEITFVPYIKYKNGKLTLLASHRYYTQVQLLMYVCNLNECFFFVYSEQQSITIIVEKDDDFLCSAVRALEDFYFTWLLPALVKSTRV, via the exons ATGCACGACGACATCTCCTGCACATCTGAGAGGCAGAGGTGGGGAAGACCATCGAAAAAGGCCCGTGTGGACGATAAAGCGTCGATTGAAGAACTTTTTGGTG CTAACAAGCACCCACATGTTGGTGGTGGAGAGCCTCCCAAACCATTGGACCCAAGCTTTCTGATAAAGCACTTCCCTGACATTCAATGTCCAATGTCTAGAATTCTGAAAGCACAAAATGAAAATGATGAAAGTGCATGCAAGACAGTCTTGCAAGATATCATAGATAAAGTATTACTTgaagaagaaatagaaaaacTCAGGAGTCTTTTGCAAGAACCAAAAAAGGCTCTGCACTCTTTAATGGTAACAGCAAAGTTTCCAAaaatattaattaaaaaaaaggagTACGAAGAAGAAATGCCAGCAGAAGTGGCAGCGTACTACGCCAAGAACATAAAATGCTTAAGTGCTCTGCACCTATGTGCACTGACAAAGGGGCAGGCTAATAATCACAG gtggcacagagaaagaagatTAAGAATAACTTGTTCGCAAGCACACATGATACTGAGAACAAGGAAGCCTCCTCAAGACCTCTTGAAGACAATTCTGCATCGTCGAGGGTTTTGCTCTGAGGCCACATCATATG GCATGAAAATGGAGCCAGTGGCACGCAAGAACTTTGAGGAGAAAGTTTGTGCAGATGTGTTAGAG ACTGGACTTGTGGTCCATACAGCCCAGCCGTGGCTTTGCGGAAGCCCTGACGGGCTCTTTGAAACGGCAAAGGGTGTTTGCCTTTTAGAGATAAAGTGCCCGTTTTCAAGACGGAACAGAGACATAATTGATGTAGACCAGGAAATTACATTTGTGCCGTACATTAAGTACAAGAATGGCAAATTGACGCTACTTGCAAGTCACCGATACTACACACAGGTGCAACTGTTAATGTATGTGTGTAATCtcaatgaatgttttttttttgtttattctgaACAACAAAGCATcaccatcattgtagagaaagACGATGACTTCCTATGTTCAGCTGTGCGAGCACTGGAGGACTTTTACTTTACGTGGCTGCTCCCCGCCCTTGTCAAGTCCACGAGAGTGTGA